The following coding sequences lie in one Arachis ipaensis cultivar K30076 chromosome B03, Araip1.1, whole genome shotgun sequence genomic window:
- the LOC107632808 gene encoding uncharacterized protein LOC107632808, with protein MKAISVPPRRWHKQHFGDISERIKRFEEELKKVDDMVSSGRHDGTLKARRRALVKCCEKWYERQDVHWKQMSRSRHANEMDRNTRYFHNIALARRRNNRIKSLVIHGRLVRNQARIKVAIRCFYKWLYHQEASPSMTFRDGLVNRLAMEEAEALEVLPSVMEVKEAVWDCESSKAPGSDRYNMNFIKKCWVKIGMEFTAAVMSFLRQRDYQ; from the coding sequence ATGAAAGCGATATCTGTACCACCACGTAGATGGCATAAGCAGCATTTTGGGGATATATCGGAGAGGATAAAGAGGTTTGAGGAAGAATTAAAGAAGGTGGATGATATGGTTAGTAGTGGACGGCATGATGGTACACTTAAAGCAAGGAGGAGGGCATTAGTAAAGTGCTGTGAAAAGTGGTATGAGAGACAGGATGTTCACTGGAAGCAAATGTCTAGATCTCGGCATGCTAATGAGATGGATAGAAATACAAGATACTTCCATAATATTGCTTTGGCGAGAAGAAGAAATAACAGAATAAAGTCTTTGGTAATTCATGGGAGGTTAGTGCGGAATCAAGCAAGGATCAAAGTTGCGATTCGATGCTTCTATAAATGGCTGTACCACCAAGAAGCTTCTCCAAGTATGACCTTTAGGGATGGATTAGTTAATCGGCTAGCGATGGAGGAAGCTGAAGCATTAGAGGTGTTACCATCAGTAATGGAAGTGAAAGAGGCAGTTTGGGATTGTGAATCTTCTAAGGCTCCAGGGAGTGATAGATACAACATGAATTTCATAAAAAAGTGTTGGGTCAAGATTGGAATGGAATTCACAGCTGCTGTGATGAGCTTTTTGAGACAGCGAGACTACCAATAG